In Raphanus sativus cultivar WK10039 unplaced genomic scaffold, ASM80110v3 Scaffold0688, whole genome shotgun sequence, the DNA window gtGAGAGAAACATTAACGAATCATTACAGACTTGTTTCTTTcaattttgtaaatatgttTCTGACTAGTGAGAGaaaattaagaaatcattgGAGAATCGTTTCTTAATGGAGGATATCATCATTTATCTTAATAATATCAGTGACTATTTATTGAATGACATGTGTCAATAGGAAGATAGTGTCGTATAATCAATGGTTTGGCTAAACATATTTGTTTGCTAAATGCTCGTTGCATTAGCATTATTCATTCGCGACCTTAGGGAACAATAATCTTTATGTGATTTGATAGCAAAAACAAAAGTCTTTTTCGAAATAATAAACTTTCAAAGACAATATCGTACACGATACAATACTGCCtgataatgataataatataactgatttaaaggcaaaaacctttaaaaattacaatatgAAATTTCAGAAATGCAAACGCACACATTTAGTTCAAATCCAAACCATGTTGGCTAACACTTATTATCGATGCTATGATCAGAAAGATCGGCGGCAGGtgcggcggtggtggtggttgtgacAGGCATCTGACTGGTGATTGGTAATTGGTGGTAGCAGTAGCTGTTGTCGTCCATTGAAGCAACGCTGGCTTGAACATCACTCATCTGCTGAGGTTGTCCCATCAACAACGATTGGTGTTGATTTGGATACTGATTTGAACTCTGTCCCTGATCAAGACTCAAACATGTATACATGTCCTGGCTCGAACCGTTGAACCTAGGCTGGGTCTGATCATAAAAGTTACCAAGAGATTGGTATTGAAATGGTTCTTGAAGATTCATATTCTGATGATGAACATGATCATTAGAACCACCATGAGCTTGCTCATTCACACTCATATCCATACCATCATATTGACGCATATGATCATAAAATTCAGTAGGGTTACTTACCAAACCCTCGGTTCCGACAGCAAAAGGGTCCACATCACCAACAACAGGACCAGATGCATCTGTGACAGCGACATTAAGAGCACCAATCGGCTCGAGGAACTCGGTCCTGTGAGTTAGCTTATTGACATTATCATCAATTATAAGATTCAGTGCTTCAATAAAACCTGGATCAGAATAGTGATGTGGCGACATCGCTTTCCCCTT includes these proteins:
- the LOC108825439 gene encoding agamous-like MADS-box protein AGL36, with translation MPRGKLKLEPITDDFARKQSFRKRKKGIIKKVNELATLCGVKACAVINSCDNTEPEFSPSKEGAKEVCLKFLDVLPEQRYKKMYDQERYLWERIQKEREKLMRIDEENREIEVQEVMFDLLKGKAMSPHHYSDPGFIEALNLIIDDNVNKLTHRTEFLEPIGALNVAVTDASGPVVGDVDPFAVGTEGLVSNPTEFYDHMRQYDGMDMSVNEQAHGGSNDHVHHQNMNLQEPFQYQSLGNFYDQTQPRFNGSSQDMYTCLSLDQGQSSNQYPNQHQSLLMGQPQQMSDVQASVASMDDNSYCYHQLPITSQMPVTTTTTAAPAADLSDHSIDNKC